TACTTGCAGAAATATCCTCGGTAGCTAAGAGGATCTGCTTACTCGAAGTCGATATTCTCTGCATTGTATGTTGGAATTGTGTGACATGCTCGTCCAATGCTTGGCTACTATTTTCTATCTCCTGAAATGTTTTTTGTAGCTGCTCTAAGGATGCTTTTACTTCATTTTGCTGAATTGCTGCGTGTTCAATCAATTCATTTCCCCACTTGGCAATTAAAAAAAAGGCAATGATAACTCCATTCATAATGGCTAATAGCGTAATAAAAACGATAATATCATCAAAGGGTCCTAGCAATGATTTAGAATTGGCAATATACAAGATGAAAAAGCTTATATTTGTTAGTACACCAAAGAATACAATTAATTCCTTTTTAAAATATAGAGCAATAATAGCTACTGTACAAAGTAAAATATAATGTTTATTTAATGAAAAGCTATCGACTAAAAATAATGTAAAAACTACGCTTGAAGGAATCATACCAAAAATAAAGCCTTTGACATATGTTTTAATTGGTAAAAAATAATTTCCTATCGCGAATGCAATAACAGTAAGTCCAATAAATAAGAACATAATACCCTTTGAAAAAATCATGGGACCACAAATTAGAATGGCCAAAATTGAAATAATAGCTAAATTAACCCGATGAACCTTTCGTGTGTCATAGCGAATCCTTCTCTCCATTAATTAATCCCCCTAAAAAATGAATGGACATTCAGTTTGGTTTTCTATTATTATATAGTATAACCACTACTTTTTGTAGCTAAAAAATTCCTACAAGAGAATATTTTGCACAAATTTGAATTCGAAGGGAGAAATTAGATTGTCTAGAGTCCAACAGATAGCGCCAAATTTTTTTTGTATCGATACACATGATTTAAATCGAGAACAACGTACAAGCTCTTATTTACTGATTGATGAAAAAATCGCTCTAATTGAAACGTCTGCCAGTCCGTCTGTGCCATATATAATAGATGGGTTAGATGAATTAAATATAGCATTAGAGGATATCGACTACGTGATTGTCACGCATATCCATTTAGATCATGCTGGTGGAGCGGGGCTATTTTTACAAAGCTGTCCAAATGCCACATTCGTTGTACATCCACGAGGTGTATCTCATATGGTTGATCCTAGTCGACTAATAGCAAGTGCAAAGAGTGTTTATGGAGAGGAGTTTGAGCGTCTTTTCGATCCAATTGTCCCAATCGATGCAAATCGAATAAAAGAAATTGAGCATGAGCAAGAATTAATATTGGGTCAGCACAAGCTAACTTTCTTTCATACAGAGGGCCATGCAAAACATCATGTTTCCATGCTTTATTCCGCAACAAATGGTCTGTTTGTAGGCGACACAACAGGAGTCCGTTATCCCGAAATGGATGGTGAGGCGATTGATTTAATCATCCCATCAACCTCTCCTAATCAGTACAACCCTGAGACAATGGAGCAATCCATCCAGCTATATGAAAGACTGAATGCCAGTGAATTGTATTTTGGACACTATGGTGCATATAAAAATCCAAAGGAAGCCTATCGCCAAGTACGCTACTGGACTCCACTGTTTCTAGCTGAGGGAGAAAAAGCAAGTAGGGTATCAAGCATTTTCCAAGAACAAGTCCATTATTTAGATGCACGTTTAAAAGAGCTTTTATATAACTATCTTCAGGAAAATGGCATATCAGCAAGCCACCCTGTATATGAAACTATTCCGTTTGATACAATTGTTTCCTCCATGGGGATTCTGGATTACCTTGCAAAAGTAAATGTACAACAGTCCTGATTTAAATGGCTAAAGCATCGGATCTCTCACCGATGCTTTAACTTTTTTAGTATAAATCCTATTAGGAATTTTTTAAATGATCTAAAACTGATTGAAAATCCTGATTCTCCCCTATCTGACGAAAATGCTTAAAAGGGTTCCCTACTTTTTTCATACGCTCCAACACAGTAGGAATTGTAAAAAGATCCGGTGTTAGCTGTGGCTGAACCTCTTCCCAATATAACGGTGTTGCTACTAGCCCTTTCTCATTTCCACGTGTGGAATAGGGAGCGATAATCGTCTTTCCTTCCGCATGCTGTATATAATCTAAATACAATTTTTGATGTCTATTTTTCTTTAATCGCTCTATTGTATATAAATCCGGTTTTTGCTCACATAGAAACTTACAGACAAATTCCGTAAATATTCTCACCTCATCATAGGAGAATACGTTTTCAGGTATTGGAATATAGAGCTGTAAGCCTTTACCTCCTGATGTTTTTACAAAAGATTGTAGCTTAAAAAAGTCAATGATTTCCTTTAAATCAAGTGCTCCCTTAATGGCCAGTGAGAAATACTCCACTGAAGGAGGATCTAAATCAAAAACAATCTCCGTTGGATGTATTGTTTGCAATGTTTGAAATGGAATGTGAAACTCTAACGCAAGCTGATTGCCGAGCCACAATAAAGTTTCAAGATTATTACATACTAGATAATTAATTTCATCCATCCACCCTGTTGACACAAATTCAGGTATTTTCTCAGGACTACTCTTCTGATAGAAGCTTTCACCAGGAGCCCCATGCGGAAAACGAATTAATGTTAGAGGGCGATTATGCAGAAATGGTAAAATATATGGTGAAATCATTTGTAAATAGTGCAAATAATTATCCTTGTTAATCCCAATCGCTGGCCATACAGGCTTATCTGGATGTGTTATGCTTACTGTCTCTGGTATTGGAAACAACTGTCGTAGCATATGCTGCCATTGACAATCCTCTGGTGCAAGCTCTAAGCGAAATTTAGAGAATCTTGGTTCTCGTAGCTTAGTACCATCAAAATCAATACAGGCGATATCTACACAAATAGAAGGCTCTAACTGCCAAATTTCATTATTTCGTTGACCATTTGCTTGAAAAAAAGCAACAAGGGTCTTATGTTCCTCCTCTGTCATGCCATGCCTAAAGTTGACGATCTCTACTAATTGTTGCTGCAGGTACACAGCCCCATGAAAATAACCATTACTATGATTGTAATGTGTAACGATAACGGTTACGAGATGCCAATTTTTAATTTTTAGCCAATGTGAAGATCGTGTGTCCTCCATCCATTTACTCGTTTTTTTCTTAGCCACTAAGCCCTCACCATTGTTCACTTTTATGGCATGCCAAAGAGACTGATACTGCTCAGTACTAGCGATTGCTTGCAATGAATGCTGATCCTCATAGTTTATCGTTAAGGGAAGCTTTAAAGTCATAAAAAGGTTAATAAGCTGTTGTTTTCGTGTTTTTAAATAACGATTTGTTAGTGACTCGCCTTGATAAATTAGTACATCAAACACAATAAAATGGATCGGAAACGAGTTAGCATGTTCAGCAATCACCCCTTCGTTTTGCATCCTCCCTCTTTTTTGGACAATCGAAAATTCACTTTTATAATTATTGATTAAATAAACTAGCTCTCCATCAAGTAATAATGGTAAAAAGGGCCTCACTTGGTCTGAAATGT
This genomic stretch from Lysinibacillus pakistanensis harbors:
- a CDS encoding MBL fold metallo-hydrolase, coding for MSRVQQIAPNFFCIDTHDLNREQRTSSYLLIDEKIALIETSASPSVPYIIDGLDELNIALEDIDYVIVTHIHLDHAGGAGLFLQSCPNATFVVHPRGVSHMVDPSRLIASAKSVYGEEFERLFDPIVPIDANRIKEIEHEQELILGQHKLTFFHTEGHAKHHVSMLYSATNGLFVGDTTGVRYPEMDGEAIDLIIPSTSPNQYNPETMEQSIQLYERLNASELYFGHYGAYKNPKEAYRQVRYWTPLFLAEGEKASRVSSIFQEQVHYLDARLKELLYNYLQENGISASHPVYETIPFDTIVSSMGILDYLAKVNVQQS
- a CDS encoding DNA ligase D, whose amino-acid sequence is MKPMLLTEALDIPEGDEWLYETKYDGFRCLLEWVEQPMLISRNGNNLNHLFPEIIAFCQHISDQVRPFLPLLLDGELVYLINNYKSEFSIVQKRGRMQNEGVIAEHANSFPIHFIVFDVLIYQGESLTNRYLKTRKQQLINLFMTLKLPLTINYEDQHSLQAIASTEQYQSLWHAIKVNNGEGLVAKKKTSKWMEDTRSSHWLKIKNWHLVTVIVTHYNHSNGYFHGAVYLQQQLVEIVNFRHGMTEEEHKTLVAFFQANGQRNNEIWQLEPSICVDIACIDFDGTKLREPRFSKFRLELAPEDCQWQHMLRQLFPIPETVSITHPDKPVWPAIGINKDNYLHYLQMISPYILPFLHNRPLTLIRFPHGAPGESFYQKSSPEKIPEFVSTGWMDEINYLVCNNLETLLWLGNQLALEFHIPFQTLQTIHPTEIVFDLDPPSVEYFSLAIKGALDLKEIIDFFKLQSFVKTSGGKGLQLYIPIPENVFSYDEVRIFTEFVCKFLCEQKPDLYTIERLKKNRHQKLYLDYIQHAEGKTIIAPYSTRGNEKGLVATPLYWEEVQPQLTPDLFTIPTVLERMKKVGNPFKHFRQIGENQDFQSVLDHLKNS